The following is a genomic window from Rhodoligotrophos defluvii.
AGCTTCGGCTTCAGCAGCGCGGTGCAGGTCGATCGCGTGGGAAACATCAACAGCGTCTGCATCGGCCCGTACGAGCGGCCCCATGTGCGCCTGGTCGGCCCCATTCTCCAGCCCGAGCACATGACCCTGTTCCGGCGCGAATATGTGATGATGCCCCACCATGACCGGCGCAACTTCGTCGAGAAGGTCGATTACGTCTCGGGTGTCGGCTATCCCGGCGGCCTCGAGGGGCGCGCCGAGCTCGGCCTGGACTGGGGCGGTCCCTGCATGGTGGTGACGCCGAAATGCATTTTCGATTTTGACCGCGAGGCCGGGCGCATGAAGGTGCGCTCGATCCACCGCGGCGTGACCGCTGAGGCACTGCAGGACGCGACAGGCTTCGACCTCGGCGACCTCTCATCGGTGCCGGAGACAGACGTGCCCTCCGACGAGGAGCTGGAGCTCCTGCGCCGCGAGGTCGACCCCCGCCGCGTGCTCATGCCCGTCCACGAGCACGGGCAGGTGGGCTGAGACAACCGGCGCATTCTGCGCTGTGGGAAAGGGATGATTGCGCGACGCTACTCACCTTCGCGCTGTCTTGCTTCGTAGCGTTCGCGGGCTTCAGCAATCTTCACCTGATTGGTTTCTGTCCATACGACGAGCGCCTGCACGGTTTGGTGCAACGAGGCGCCGAGAGGTGTGAGATTATATTCCACCTTAGGGGGCACCGTGGGGTAGACCGTCCTTTCCACAATCCCGTCCCGTTCAAGTTGGCGCAATGTCGTCGTCAACATGCGCTTGCTGATGCCGTCGATACTGCGCCGCAACTCGGCGAATCTCAGAGTGCGCTGATCGAGCAGCGCGATCACCAGCAATGACCATTTGTCGGCGATCCTATCGAGGATCTGCCGCACTTCGCAGCCCTCGCGAACGTCCCACTGAAGGACGTCATAGCTGGAGGTGAGTCTGCAGTTACCTGGTAATTCGAAAGTGCCTTCTTTCATGGCTGGGCACTCTGCCGTATGGCTGACGAGGTTACAAGAGGGAACTCGGTAATAAAAAATTCCCTGAGCTCGACAGGCAACCCCATCGGAGAGCCCCGCATGACATCCACAGTGTCGCGATCGTCGGTACCCGATCCCGTAAACATGAGCCTCCGAGAGAAGGGCGCCCTCCTCATCTTATGCGGGGCGATTTTTCTAGAGGGGCTCGACATTGCGATGCTCAACGTAGCATTGCCGCACATTCGGGCAGATCTCGCTCTCTCCACGACGACGCTGAGCGCCGTGGTCAGTTCCTACGTGATCGGCTACGCCGGCTTCATGCTCCTCGGCGGACGCATTTGCGATCTCTACGGCCGGCGCCGCGTTTTCCTCGCTGCGCTCGGTGTGTTCCTCGCTCTTTCCGGACTGGGAGGGCTGGCCACCGAAGGCTGGATGCTGCTGGCAGCCCGTTTCATCACCGGCCTCGCAGCCGCTTTCATGACCCCCGCCGGTCTGTCGCTGATCACCACCAATTTTCCAGAGGGACCGCGGCGCAACAAGGCGGTGCTTATCTATGCCGGTGCAGCATCGGCGGGCTACTCCCTAGGCTTGGTTGTCGGCGGTGTATTGACCGCGATCAGTTGGCGCTGGGTATTCTTCGCGCCCGCCATCATCGCGGCTTTGATACTTCTGCTCGCTGTGAAGTTCATCGTTGATGACCACCGCACCGCCGCGCATCGCAAGTTCGATCTCTTGGGCGCAACAGTGATGACGGCAGCTATGCTTTCCGCCGCCTTTGGTATCGCTCGCCTCGAGCACCCCGAGGCGCTTCTATCGGCACTTGCAGCATGTGCCGTGAGCGCCGCTCTGTGGATTGTCTTCATAGTGGTCCAACGGAACACAAGCGAGCCTTTGATCCGACTGGGCATTTTCAAATCGGGGGCGCTCGTTCGCGCCAACTTGGCAATGTTGCTCCTCGGCGGATCGTTCTTCGGCTTTCAATTCGTGATCACACTCTATCTGCAGGAGCTGCTGCAGTGGACTCCACTGCAAACCGGGCTTGCCATGATCGTCGTGAGCATCGACGCAATCCTAGCGCCCACGCTCACGCCCGTTTTAGTGAACCGCTTCGGCCATGTCCGGGTGATCATAGCAGGGCTCGTCCTCGCCATGGTCGCTTATGGCCTGTTTCTACGCCTTGATCTGGATTGGACCTATGCCGCGATGTTTCCAACCATGCTCATCTTGGGACTGGCGTTTGCTCTCGCCTATGGGCCGCTGACGATCATGGCCACCAACCGTGTTGTCGAGAATGAACAAGGCCTGGCGAGCAGCCTCGTCAACACGGCCTTCCAGTTCGGAGCCGGGCTCGGGCTTTCGGCGGTCGGCGCGCTTGCCGTCCTCGGTCTCGGTGGCGGCAGCGGCTCTGAAGCGCGCCTTGAGGCCTTACGCATCGCGCTGCTTGTGCCTGTCGCCGCAGCGGCAGTTGCTGCCTTCGTGATGTGGACGACCTCGAAAGCTCCGACAAATGCGAGATAGCCCAATGCAGCTTGACGGCGACTAACGATCGCCGGGCGGTCCGCCCGGACGCGCCACCAGCAGCGGCTGATCGCAAAGACGTCCTTTCATCATCTTCGGCGATGGAGCCAATCAGAAAATCCCTTATTCAACTAGCGACGGCTCTGTGCCAGCCTCACCGCCACATCTTGTTCGATGCTTTTGCCGCTTTCAGATTTGCAAGCAGTACAGTTCACCAGTCTTCGGAGTCGAGGGATAGCCCATGAGGTCAGTCGTCTACACGCAGATCGAGCGCTGCCCGCAATCGCTTCTCAGCGCAATCGCCGATTATTCGGTCGCCGACCTTCATGAGGCGTTGGGCGCAATTGAGGGCAGGATCCGCCTGATGAGCCCGCGCATGCGGCCTATCGCGCCGGGGCAGCGTGCGGTCGGCCAGGCGATCACGTCCTACAACTATCCAGGCGACAATCTGATGATCCATGCCGCTCTGAACATCGCTCGGCGGGGCGACATGCTCGTCCTCGTGAACGGCGGCGTTCCGCAGGGCGCCCTCTGGGGCGATGTGGCCGGAACATTCGCCACGGAAAAGGGCATTGCGGGCGTTGTTGCCGACGGCCCGGTGCGCGACACCGGCGCGCTTCGCGAGATGGGCTGCAAAGTGTGGTCGACCATCATTTCCCCCGCCCATCCGGAGAAGCGGGGACCTGGCGCGGTCAACATACCGGTCGTTTGCGATGGCGTTCGGATCGAGCCGGGCGATATCATCGTCGCCGACGACGACGGCGTCCTTTCGATCCCGATCCGTCTCGCGGCGGAAACGGTCGAGAAGGCAAGAAGCCGTGCCGAGAGCGAAGTGGCGATCCGCGCCCAACTGAAGACCGGCGCGTCCCTTTTCGAGATCCTGCAGATGCAAAACAATCTCGACGCGGCGGGCGTGCAGGTGGTGGATGCAACTTGGCGCGACGAGACCGGATCCTGATCGTGCTGGCGCCGACTGGGCGTTCCCATGGCGCCCAAGATCCGGAGGCGGCCTATGCAGCGGTCCGCTGATTGCGACGGGCGACGATACGGTTGAGAACGGACGTCATCATGGCCAGCTCGTCCTCTGTGATATCCTGAAGCAGCATCGCTTCATTGGCCCGCGCGTGACGCACGATCTGCTCGACGCACCTCTCTCCCTTCTCGGTCAGGCTGACCTTGCTCTCGTCGTCCACAGTCACCAGGCCAAGTGCCACAAGCGATCCCAGCACATTGGAGCTCGCATTGAAGTCGAGAAAAAGCTCCGGCAAAAGCGCCTCGAGCGTGCTGTCGCGATTGGTCGAGACCGCGCGTAGGAGCCGGGCTTGCATCAAGCTTAGGCCGAGGCCCGACTCCCGCCTCCGCCTTTCCAGTTCTGCAGCGATGGTGCTGTAGGCGCGGATCAGAAGGTTCGAAAGAACCTCACCGCCACTCTTTCCGCGGCGCGAGCCGTCCTCAGCGGCCAAGCCCGCGATCTCCGGATGGTCGGCCATGACCGCATAGCGCCCCTTGGCGAAGATCAGCGGCGGCCGGTCGTAGCGGCGGAATTTCTCGACCTCGCCCAGCAATATGAGATGGTCGCCCCCCTCGTAGGTCTGAACCCGCTTGCACTCGAACGAGGCCACCACGTCCCTCAGCAAGGGCGCGCCGCCTGCGCCGGCCGAAACCGCCATCTCCGCGAACTTGTCCGGCCCCGATCGCGCAAAACGCTGCGAAACCGCGATCTGGTCATGCGCCAAGACGTTCACGGCGAAATGACTGCAGGATTCGAAGGCTGCGAAGCTCTGGCTTTCCCGCCTGATCGACCACAGGACGAGAGGCGGATCAAGAGAGACCGATGCGAACGAATTCGACGTCAGACCGTAGGCGACGCCTCCGACCGTCGTCGTGATCACCGTCACGCCCGTGGCGAATTCTCCCAGAGCGCGACGGAAGCCTGCTCCCTCTTCGCGCGGATGACCGCCTTCCACCGGAGTCCTCGTCATGGCACATCTCCAAAGTAGCGGGCCTCATCCGTCAGGCTCTATGGTCGGCGGATGCATTCCTGGCCACCGTGATCCTGATTTGAATGGCGGGACCCTGGCGGCGCGGATAGGTATCGAGCCACTTCGTGAATCGCTCCTGCAGATCCTGGAGGAGCCATTGCGCCGCCAATCCCGGAGGCTGATCCACCTTGTGGGCAGCATAGAGCGGGAACATGAGCGGCCGGCCCTGATGGATGGCGAGTTGCAGCTCGACCAGCCTGCCCGCCTCGATATGAGGCCAAGCGAGATGGGTCGGCATGGTGCACCAGCCGAAGCCTCGCAGCACGAAGTCGAGACGGTTGATCTGGTCGACAAAGCTCCACGTTCGCGATCCCATGACGACGCCACGGTAGCGCTTCGTCCGGTCCGTCAGGGTCAGCTGGACGTGCTCGTCCAATTCCGCTTGGCTGATGAGTCCTTGGACACGGGCCAGCGGATGATCCGCCGATGCGACGACCGAGATCGGAACGTCACCCATGAACTGCAGCTGAATGCCGGG
Proteins encoded in this region:
- a CDS encoding CoA-transferase, which gives rise to MTAPASLHETIAVTLARSFADGEVGFTGLLTGAAAALFGTGIPLAAMELAKRMHAPNLTILLAGCYHNPDFSEIDRLPDSEHSAMLRDLTCEAQMVDYPGQFVLKRGDVSFGFSSAVQVDRVGNINSVCIGPYERPHVRLVGPILQPEHMTLFRREYVMMPHHDRRNFVEKVDYVSGVGYPGGLEGRAELGLDWGGPCMVVTPKCIFDFDREAGRMKVRSIHRGVTAEALQDATGFDLGDLSSVPETDVPSDEELELLRREVDPRRVLMPVHEHGQVG
- a CDS encoding winged helix-turn-helix transcriptional regulator, whose product is MKEGTFELPGNCRLTSSYDVLQWDVREGCEVRQILDRIADKWSLLVIALLDQRTLRFAELRRSIDGISKRMLTTTLRQLERDGIVERTVYPTVPPKVEYNLTPLGASLHQTVQALVVWTETNQVKIAEARERYEARQREGE
- a CDS encoding MFS transporter, producing MTSTVSRSSVPDPVNMSLREKGALLILCGAIFLEGLDIAMLNVALPHIRADLALSTTTLSAVVSSYVIGYAGFMLLGGRICDLYGRRRVFLAALGVFLALSGLGGLATEGWMLLAARFITGLAAAFMTPAGLSLITTNFPEGPRRNKAVLIYAGAASAGYSLGLVVGGVLTAISWRWVFFAPAIIAALILLLAVKFIVDDHRTAAHRKFDLLGATVMTAAMLSAAFGIARLEHPEALLSALAACAVSAALWIVFIVVQRNTSEPLIRLGIFKSGALVRANLAMLLLGGSFFGFQFVITLYLQELLQWTPLQTGLAMIVVSIDAILAPTLTPVLVNRFGHVRVIIAGLVLAMVAYGLFLRLDLDWTYAAMFPTMLILGLAFALAYGPLTIMATNRVVENEQGLASSLVNTAFQFGAGLGLSAVGALAVLGLGGGSGSEARLEALRIALLVPVAAAAVAAFVMWTTSKAPTNAR
- a CDS encoding 4-carboxy-4-hydroxy-2-oxoadipate aldolase/oxaloacetate decarboxylase, whose amino-acid sequence is MRSVVYTQIERCPQSLLSAIADYSVADLHEALGAIEGRIRLMSPRMRPIAPGQRAVGQAITSYNYPGDNLMIHAALNIARRGDMLVLVNGGVPQGALWGDVAGTFATEKGIAGVVADGPVRDTGALREMGCKVWSTIISPAHPEKRGPGAVNIPVVCDGVRIEPGDIIVADDDGVLSIPIRLAAETVEKARSRAESEVAIRAQLKTGASLFEILQMQNNLDAAGVQVVDATWRDETGS
- a CDS encoding flavin reductase produces the protein MTRTPVEGGHPREEGAGFRRALGEFATGVTVITTTVGGVAYGLTSNSFASVSLDPPLVLWSIRRESQSFAAFESCSHFAVNVLAHDQIAVSQRFARSGPDKFAEMAVSAGAGGAPLLRDVVASFECKRVQTYEGGDHLILLGEVEKFRRYDRPPLIFAKGRYAVMADHPEIAGLAAEDGSRRGKSGGEVLSNLLIRAYSTIAAELERRRRESGLGLSLMQARLLRAVSTNRDSTLEALLPELFLDFNASSNVLGSLVALGLVTVDDESKVSLTEKGERCVEQIVRHARANEAMLLQDITEDELAMMTSVLNRIVARRNQRTAA
- a CDS encoding LysR family transcriptional regulator: MTLDQLQILLVVAELGSFSAAARKLNRVQSAVSQSIQSLEDALQLQLFDRSHKLPRLTDAGRAILADAKRTLSSADALRARANSIATVAEPEITLAIEQVFPNAVLIESLNEFRSRYPLVSVTLFAEGLGAPEQSLLDGNARLAIYSPAFDGMPGIQLQFMGDVPISVVASADHPLARVQGLISQAELDEHVQLTLTDRTKRYRGVVMGSRTWSFVDQINRLDFVLRGFGWCTMPTHLAWPHIEAGRLVELQLAIHQGRPLMFPLYAAHKVDQPPGLAAQWLLQDLQERFTKWLDTYPRRQGPAIQIRITVARNASADHRA